The Streptococcus oralis genome segment TAGCTGCTCTCGGTGAGCGTTGGATGGGTGCAGGTGACAACCAACCTGACGTTGTCTTTATGACACTTGGTACTGGTGTTGGTGGCGGTATCGTGGCAGAAGGCAAATTGCTTCACGGTGTTGCTGGTGCGGCAGGAGAGCTTGGTCATATCACTGTTGACTTTGACCAACCAATCGCATGTACTTGTGGTAAAAAAGGCTGTTTGGAGACAGTTGCTTCAGCAACAGGGATTGTCAACTTGACTCGTCGTTATGCGGATGAGTATGAAGGTGATGCAGCCTTGAAACGTTTGATCGATGACGGTGAAGAAGTAACAGCTAAAACTGTCTTTGACCTTGCAAAAGAAGGGGACGACCTTGCCTTGATCGTTTACCGTAACTTTTCACGTTACTTGGGGATCGCATGTGCCAATATTGGCTCAATCCTCAACCCTTCAACGATTGTTATCGGAGGTGGGGTATCAGCTGCGGGAGAATTCCTTCTGCAAGGCGTTCAAAAAGTCTATGACGAAAATACCTTCCCACAAGTACGTACATCCACTAAATTGGCTCTTGCAACTCTAGGAAATGACGCTGGAGTTATCGGAGCAGCATCACTTGTATTGCAATAAAATAAAATGATTATAGAGCTTGGTGTTTATCAAGCTCTTTTTTAAAAATCGAATAAAACGAAATAGGTTTAAATTTTGGGAAGGAGTCGCTAGATGAACACATCAAAACAACCCATGCTTGAATTAGCATTATCTATCGCTATGGAAGCTCATAGAGGGCAATTTGATAAGGCAGGGATAGATTATATAGAACATCCAATCTATGTAGCAAGCCAAGTTGATTCTGAAGAAGAGAAAGCAGTGGCTCTGCAACATGATGTCATTGAGGACAGTCCTTTTACAGCTAAAGAACTATTACTAGCTGGTTTACCAGAAACAGTAGTTACTGCCGTTCAGGTTTTGACAAAGAAAAAGGAGCAAGATTATCAAATATATCTGGATACTGTAAAATCTAATCCCCTAGCACGCGTTGTCAAATTAGCAGATTTAAAACATAATTCAGATTTATCGAGACTTGAGACTATTACTGACAAGGATTTGAAACGATTAGAAAAATATAAAAAGGCCATTAATTATCTGAGTATGTAGAAAAGATTTTTTATGCTATACTAGTTAAGACAATAAATGAGGTGAGAGTAAATGACAAAAGCAGATAAGATTTTTAAAGAGAATATTGAACGAATCCTCAAAGACGGTGTCTTTTCTGAACAAGCACGTCCTAAGTACAAGGATGGAACTGTTGCCAACTCCAAGTACATAACGGGTGCCTTTGCGGAGTATGACTTGGCTAAGGGTGAATTTCCCATCACAACCCTACGACCAATCGCTATCAAATCCGCTATTAAGGAAGTGCTTTGGATTTACCAAGACCAGTCTAATAGCTTAGAAGTTCTCAATGATAAGTACAATGTTCACTACTGGAATGACTGGGAAGTGGGAGATACGGGAACCATCGGTGAGCGCTACGGTGCGGTCGTTAAGAAGCACGACATTATTAACAAGATTCTCAAACAGTTGGAAGCCAACCCTTGGAACCGTCGCAATATCATTTCTCTCTGGGATTACCAGGCTTTTGAGGAGACAGACGGCCTTCTTCCATGCGCCTTTCAGACTATGTTTGATGTCCGTCGAGTAGATGGGGAAATCTATCTGGATGCGACCTTGACCCAGCGTTCTAATGACATGCTGGTGGCCCACCACATTAATGCTATGCAGTATGTGGCTCTTCAGATGATGATTGCCAAGCATTTTGGATGGAAGGTTGGGAAGTTTTTCTATTTTATCAACAACCTTCATATCTATGATAATCAGTTTGAACAAGCAGAGGAATTGCTCCGTCGTGAGCCGTCAAACTGCCAACCACGTTTGGTCTTGAATGTACCAGACAAGACTAATTTCTTTGATATCAAAGCCGAAGACTTTGAGTTGGTCGACTACGATCCAGTCAAGCCGCAACTGAAGTTTGATTTGGCTATTTAAGAAAATAAAAAGAAGTTGAGGTTTCTCAACTTCTTTTGTTGCTTAATGTGATACGCGACGGCGAGCTGCTTTTTTACGGTTTTCTTCGATGAAAGCTGCTTTTTGCTCTTCTGGCTCAATCACTTTCTTTTTAAATGCGTATACTGCTCCTGCAACGGCAGCGACAGTTCCTGCGACACCTGTTACAAGACCTTTAGCGAATCCTTTAGCCATGAGTTTTCCTCCTTTATCTTCCCAATCAGGCAGGTACCTCAATAGGTAGCATTTTTCTGACTGACCATTTTATGTTATAATAATAGTAACGAAAAAATGGAAATTTTTCAAGGAAAAAAGATGAAAACAAAAATAATTGTGATTGTTGGACCGACTGCTGTTGGGAAGACAGCCCTTGCTATTGAAGTAGCCAAGCGCTTTGGTGGAGAGGTAGTCAGCGGTGACAGTCAGCAAGTTTACAGAGGGTTGGATATTGGGACGGCCAAGGCCAGCCCAGAGGAGCAAGCTGTTGTTCCTCATCATTTGATTGATGTCAGAGAGGTGACCGAGTCTTACTCGGCTTTTGATTTTGTTTCAGAAGCTAAGAAGGCTATTGAGGATATTCATAACCGTGGTAAGCTAGCGATTATCGCGGGTGGTACAGGGCTTTATATCCAGAGCTTGTTGGAAGGATACCATCTAGGTGGAGAAACACCTCATGAGGAGATTTTAGCTTATCGGGCTAGCTTGGGCCCTTATTCAGATGAGGAATTAGCCCATCTCGTGAAGCAAGCAGGCCTTGAAATTCCCCAGTTTAACCGTCGTCGTGCCATGCGTGCCTTGGAAATTGCCCATTTTGGTCAGGATTTGGAAAATCAGGAAAGTCCTTATGAACCACTGATTATCTGCTTGGATGATGAACGCAGTCAGCTTTATGAGCGTATCAATCGCCGAGTAGATCTGATGTTTGAGGCTGGTCTTTTGGATGAGGCCAAGTGGCTCTTTGATCATTACCCGGATGTGCAGGCTGCCAAAGGTATTGGCTACAAGGAACTCTTTCCTTATTTCCGTGGGGAGCAAACTTTTGAGGAAGCGAGCGAGAGTCTCAAGCGGGCGACGCGTCGTTTTGCCAAGCGTCAGTTGACCTGGTTCCGTAATCGCATGCAGGTCATCTTTTATCAGATAGGAGAGCCTGGAGTTCAAGACCGCATTTTAAGCCAGATAGAGGAGTTTTTAGATGATTGAAACGGAGAAAAAAGAGGAACGAGTCCTACTCATTGGTGTGGAATTACAGGGCATGGACAATTTTGACCTTTCTATGGAAGAATTGGCTAGTCTGGCTAAGACAGCTGGGGCAGTCGTTGTAGATAGCTACAGGCAAAAACGGGAAAAGTATGACTCCAAGACTTTCGTCGGTTCTGGTAAGTTGGAAGAGATTGCGCGGATGGTGGATGCAGAAGAAATTACCACTGTCATTGTCAACAACCGTCTGACACCACGGCAAAATGTCAATCTAGAGGAAGTTCTGGGTGTTAAAGTTATTGACCGTATGCAGTTGATTTTGGATATCTTTGCCATGCGAGCTCGAAGCCACGAAGGGAAACTCCAAGTTCACCTAGCTCAACTCAAGTATCTCTTGCCTCGCTTGGTTGGTCAGGGGATTATGCTCAGCCGTCAGGCAGGGGGAATTGGTTCCCGTGGACCTGGTGAAAGCCAGCTGGAGCTGAATCGTCGTAGTGTTCGCAACCAAATCACAGACATCGAGCGTCAGCTCAAGGTGGTTGAGAAAAATCGAGCAACGGTCAGAGAAAAACGTCTGGAGTCGAGCACCTTTAAGATTGGCTTGATTGGCTACACCAATGCTGGGAAGTCAACCATCATGAACACCTTGACCAGTAAGACCCAATATGAGGCTGACGAGCTCTTTGCGACTCTGGATGCGACAACTAAAAGTATCCATCTGGGGGGCAATCTACAGGTAACCTTGACTGATACCGTCGGCTTTATCCAAGATTTACCGACTGAATTGGTGTCCAGTTTCAAGTCGACTTTGGAAGAAAGCAAGCATGTTGACCTTCTGGTTCATGTCATTGATGCCAGCAATCCTTATCACGAGGAGCATGAAAAAACGGTTCTGTCTATCATGAAAGACTTGGATATGGAGGATATTCCTCGTCTGACCCTTTATAATAAAGCGGATTTGGTGGAGGATTTCACGCCTACCCAAACGCCGTATGCCCTCATTTCTGCCAAGTCTGAGGATAGTCGTGAGCAGTTGCAAGCATTGTTTTTAGAGAAAATCAAGGAGATTTTTGAAGTCTTTACCCTGCGCGTGCCCTTTTCTAAGTCCTACAAGATTCATGATTTGGAAAGTGTAGCGATTCTTGAAGATCGTGACTACCAAGATGATGGAGAAGTGATTACAGGCTACATTTCCGAGAAAAATAAATGGAGGTTAGAGGAATTTTATGACTGATATTAAAACCTTGGCTCTAAAGTATGGGGGTTATACAAGTCTGGATAAGGTCTATCTAGATCAACTTCTAGCTGGCAAAACAGAGCAAGAGCAGTTGGCTCTCATCACCCCTCCGCCGAGTGTCGTTAACGCCTACTTTGCTGAACTCTACCAGAAAAAGAGTCCTGAAGCTGCGACGGATTATTTTGCAGAACTCAGTCATGAACTGAACCTCTACAATGCTGAGCCAAGTTTCACCTTTGAAAATAAGCCTTTTATTCGTCTTAATTTATCTGGCAAATCTTTTGGATTTTGCTATGAGAGTGAGGGCCTAGGTCGAATTTTCTCTGAAAATGAAGAGGTAATTTCGGATGACTTACTTTTTGAGATTGCACAAATTTTCCCCCATCAACTCATCTTTGAAGAGTCTGGAAAGATTTACATGAAGCCTGTCGGGGATGAGGAAGTTGTTAGTGTGGAAAGTCTCACAGCTTTGACTGATTTGGAAAGCTTGGTTGATGGTCGCAAATGTCTCAAAGGCTACAGCCAAGAGGATTTATTGCAAAAAGCTGCTGCTTTTTCTGGAAAGCGCTATTTCCGATCGGAAAACCGCACAGCTATGTTATATATTGATTAATTAGAAAGTATCGAATGGATATTCAATTTTTAGGAACAGGGGCTGGTCAGCCCTCTAAAGCCCGCAACGTCTCTAGTCTCGCCTTGAAACTTTTGGACGAGATTAACGAAGTCTGGCTCTTTGACTGTGGAGAAGGAACGCAAAATCGCATTCTGGAAACCACGATTCGACCACGTAAGATCAGCAAAATCTTTATCACTCACTTGCATGGAGACCATATCTTTGGCTTGCCAGGATTCCTTTCTAGTCGTGCCTTTCAGGCCAATGAAGAGCAGACAGATTTGGACATTTATGGACCACAAGGGATCAAGTCATTTGTCTTAACCAGTCTACGTGTGTCGGGTTCTCGTCTGCCTTATCGCATTCATTTTCATGAGTTTGACCAAGATTCTCTAGGAAAAATCCTTGAGACCGATAAATTCACTGTGTATGCAGAGGAGCTGGACCACACTATTTTTTGCGTTGGTTATCGTGTCATGCAAAAGGACTTAGAAGGAACCTTGGATGCTGAAAAACTCAAGGCTGCTGGTGTCCCATTTGGCCCGCTTTTTGGAAAAATCAAAAACGGTCAGGATGTTGTTCTGGATGATGGGACTGAAATCAAGGCAGCTGACTATATCTCAGCTCCCCGTCCAGGTAAAATTATCACTATTCTGGGTGACACCCGAAAAACCAATGCTAGTGTGCGTCTGGCTGTTAATGCCGATGTTCTGGTCCATGAGTCCACTTATGGCAAGGGTGATGAAAAAATTGCCCGTAATCACGGTCACTCAACCAATATGCAAGCTGCACAAGTAGCGACAGAAGCAGGAGTAAAACGCCTTTTGCTCAACCATATCAGTGCCCGCTTCCTCTCAAAAGATATTAGTCAACTTAAGAAAGATGCTGCAACTGTTTTTGAAAATGTCCATGTGGTCAAAGACTTGGAAGAAGTTGAAATCTAAAAGATTGAAAAAGAATAAGTATGCGAACAATTCTCATTACAGGTGCTAGCGGTGGCTTAGCCCAAGAAATGGTCAAACTCTTGCCAAATGACCAACTCATCTTACTAGGTAGAAACAAGGAAAAACTAGCCCAACTATATGGAAATCATTCTAATGTGGAATTGATTGAAATCGATATTATTGATGACTCAGCCCTAGAAGCTCTGGTAGCTAACCTCTATCTCCGTTATGGAAAGATTGATGTTTTGATCAACAACGCTGGATATGGAATATTTGAAGATTTCGACCGGATTTCTAATCAAAACATTCACCAGATGTTTGAGGTCAATACCTTTTCCCTGATGAACCTTTCTCGTCGTCTTGGAGCTCGCATGAAGGAGAGAGGAGAAGGGCATATCATCAATATCGTCAGTATGGCAGGTTTGATAGCGACTAGCAAATCCAGTCTTTACTCAGCGACCAAGTTTGCTGCTATTGGATTTTCAAACGCTCTGCGCCTCGAACTGATGCCCGATGGTGTCTATCTAACGACGGTTAATCCAGGACCAATTCGTACTGCCTTTTTTGATCAGGCTGACCCAGATGGGACCTACCTCAAGTCGGTTGACCGCTTTCTCTTAGAACCAGATGCAGTCGCTAGAAAGATTGTCAAAACCATAGGAAAAAACAAACGAGAACTCAATCTTCCTCTTTTGCTCAATTTAGCCCACAAATTTTATAGCCTCTTTCCTAAACTATCTGATAAGTTGGCAGGGGGAGTCTTTAATTATAAGTAAAAGGAGTTCCTTACAAAAGGAACTTTTTATCATGTTTTACTGAGTGTCAAAAATTGTTTGTTTTTGTTCTAAATCTACATTCACTTTTTTCAAATCTTCTACAAATTTTAGAAAAAACAATCAAAATTATGATTTTTTGTATTTAGGGTATTGAAATTCCCTATATTATTTTATAAAATAAGAGTAAAAGACTATGAAAAAGTAATACGCTTACAATGAAATGGAAGCGGTTACTAAAGGAGGATTTTATGGAAAAAGGCTATTGGAATCGTAAAAGAGTCTACAGTATTCGGAAGTTTGCCGTAGGCGCTTGCTCTGTCATGATTGGAACCTGTGCGGTTCTATTTGGAGGAAGTGTCATTGGAGAATCACCAGTTTTTGCGGATGAAACTCCTATTGCGCACACTGTGGAACAAGCAAAAGAGGAAAGTCCGGCAGTGGAGGAAAAAAAGGATCAAGCTGTAGCAGAGCACAAGGATGTTGCAAGTGTCGACCAAAGTCAAGCTGCTCCAATTGAAGCAAGCAAACCAGAGAAGAAAGAAGCTGAACCTGTAGCTCCAAAAGAGGAGAAAGCATCTCTAAAACCTGAAGAAACAGCTCCAAAGGTAGAATCTCAAGCTTCAAGTCAAGAAAAGCCTGTCAAGGAAGAGTTGAAAGCTGCGACAAATGAAGAAGTGAATCAAATGATTGAAGATAGAAAAGTGAATTTTAATCAAAATTGGCACTTTAAACTCAATGCGAACCCTAAAGAAGCTGTGAAATCAGATGCAGACGTATCAACATGGCAAAAATTGGATCTCCCACACGACTGGAGTATCTTTAACGATTTTGACCATCAGTCACCTGCCCAAAACGAGGGTGGACAGCTCAATGGCGGTGAAGCTTGGTATCGTAAGACCTTCAAACTTGATGAAAAAGATCTCAAGAAGAATGTTCGTTTGACCTTTGATGGTGTCTACATGGATTCTCAAGTCTATGTCAATGGCCAGTTAGTGGGACATTATCCAAATGGTTATAACCAGTTCTCATACGATATTACCAAATACCTTCACAAAGATGGTCGTGAGAATGTGATTGCTGTCCATGCGGTTAACAAACAGCCAAGTAGCCGTTGGTACTCAGGTAGTGGTATCTACCGTGATGTGACCTTGCAAGTGACAGATAAGGTTCATGTTGAAAAAAATGGAACAACCATCTTAACACCAAAACTTGAAGAACAGCAACACGGCAAGGTTGAAACTCATGTAGCCAGCAAAATCGTCAATACAGATGATAAAGACCATGAATTGGTGGCAGAGTATCAAATCGTTGAACGTGGTGGTCAGGCTGTAACAGGTTTGGTTCGTACAGCGAGCCGTACCTTGAAAGCACATGAATCAACAAGCCTAGATGCGATTTTAGAAGTTGAAAGACCAAAACTCTGGACCGTTTTAAATGACAAACCTGCCTTGTACGAATTGATTACACGTGTTTACCGTGATGGTCAATTGGTTGATGCTAAGAAAGATTTGTTTGGTTACCGTTACTATCACTGGACTCCAAATGAAGGTTTCTCTTTGAATGGTGAACGCATTAAATTCCATGGTGTTTCCTTGCACCATGACCACGGAGCACTTGGAGCAGAAGAAAATTATAAAGCAGAATACCGTCGTCTCAAACAAATGAAGGAGATGGGCGTTAACTCCATCCGTACAACTCATAACCCTGCAAGTCCACAGACCTTGCAAATCGCAGCAGAACTTGGTTTGCTGGTTCAGGAAGAGGCCTTTGATACGTGGTATGGTGGCAAGAAACCTTATGACTACGGACGTTTCTTTGAAAAAGATGCCACTCACCCAGAAGCTAGAAAAGGTGAAAAATGGTCTGACTACGATCTTCGTACCATGGTCGAAAGAGATAAAAATAACCCGGCTGTCTTTATGTGGTCTATCGGAAACGAAATCGGTGAAGCCAACGGTAATGCTCACTCTCTTGCAACGGTTAAACGCTTAGTAAAAGTGATTAAAGATGTTGATACTACACGTTATGTTACCATGGGAGCAGATAAGTTCCGCTTTGGTGATGGTAGCGGTGATCATGAGAAAATTGCTAATGAACTGGATGCGGTTGGTTTCAACTACTCAGAAGACAACTACAAGAAACTTCGTGCGAAACATCCAAACTGGTTGATTTACGG includes the following:
- a CDS encoding ROK family glucokinase — encoded protein: MSQKIIGIDLGGTSVKFAILTQEGEIQEKWSIKTNILDEGSHIVDDMIESIQHRLDLLGLSATDFRGIGMGSPGVVDREKGTVIGAYNLNWKTLQPIKEKIEKALGIPFFIDNDANVAALGERWMGAGDNQPDVVFMTLGTGVGGGIVAEGKLLHGVAGAAGELGHITVDFDQPIACTCGKKGCLETVASATGIVNLTRRYADEYEGDAALKRLIDDGEEVTAKTVFDLAKEGDDLALIVYRNFSRYLGIACANIGSILNPSTIVIGGGVSAAGEFLLQGVQKVYDENTFPQVRTSTKLALATLGNDAGVIGAASLVLQ
- a CDS encoding GTP pyrophosphokinase, which gives rise to MNTSKQPMLELALSIAMEAHRGQFDKAGIDYIEHPIYVASQVDSEEEKAVALQHDVIEDSPFTAKELLLAGLPETVVTAVQVLTKKKEQDYQIYLDTVKSNPLARVVKLADLKHNSDLSRLETITDKDLKRLEKYKKAINYLSM
- the hflX gene encoding GTPase HflX translates to MIETEKKEERVLLIGVELQGMDNFDLSMEELASLAKTAGAVVVDSYRQKREKYDSKTFVGSGKLEEIARMVDAEEITTVIVNNRLTPRQNVNLEEVLGVKVIDRMQLILDIFAMRARSHEGKLQVHLAQLKYLLPRLVGQGIMLSRQAGGIGSRGPGESQLELNRRSVRNQITDIERQLKVVEKNRATVREKRLESSTFKIGLIGYTNAGKSTIMNTLTSKTQYEADELFATLDATTKSIHLGGNLQVTLTDTVGFIQDLPTELVSSFKSTLEESKHVDLLVHVIDASNPYHEEHEKTVLSIMKDLDMEDIPRLTLYNKADLVEDFTPTQTPYALISAKSEDSREQLQALFLEKIKEIFEVFTLRVPFSKSYKIHDLESVAILEDRDYQDDGEVITGYISEKNKWRLEEFYD
- the miaA gene encoding tRNA (adenosine(37)-N6)-dimethylallyltransferase MiaA codes for the protein MKTKIIVIVGPTAVGKTALAIEVAKRFGGEVVSGDSQQVYRGLDIGTAKASPEEQAVVPHHLIDVREVTESYSAFDFVSEAKKAIEDIHNRGKLAIIAGGTGLYIQSLLEGYHLGGETPHEEILAYRASLGPYSDEELAHLVKQAGLEIPQFNRRRAMRALEIAHFGQDLENQESPYEPLIICLDDERSQLYERINRRVDLMFEAGLLDEAKWLFDHYPDVQAAKGIGYKELFPYFRGEQTFEEASESLKRATRRFAKRQLTWFRNRMQVIFYQIGEPGVQDRILSQIEEFLDD
- a CDS encoding SDR family NAD(P)-dependent oxidoreductase; this translates as MRTILITGASGGLAQEMVKLLPNDQLILLGRNKEKLAQLYGNHSNVELIEIDIIDDSALEALVANLYLRYGKIDVLINNAGYGIFEDFDRISNQNIHQMFEVNTFSLMNLSRRLGARMKERGEGHIINIVSMAGLIATSKSSLYSATKFAAIGFSNALRLELMPDGVYLTTVNPGPIRTAFFDQADPDGTYLKSVDRFLLEPDAVARKIVKTIGKNKRELNLPLLLNLAHKFYSLFPKLSDKLAGGVFNYK
- a CDS encoding DUF3042 family protein, encoding MAKGFAKGLVTGVAGTVAAVAGAVYAFKKKVIEPEEQKAAFIEENRKKAARRRVSH
- the rnz gene encoding ribonuclease Z gives rise to the protein MDIQFLGTGAGQPSKARNVSSLALKLLDEINEVWLFDCGEGTQNRILETTIRPRKISKIFITHLHGDHIFGLPGFLSSRAFQANEEQTDLDIYGPQGIKSFVLTSLRVSGSRLPYRIHFHEFDQDSLGKILETDKFTVYAEELDHTIFCVGYRVMQKDLEGTLDAEKLKAAGVPFGPLFGKIKNGQDVVLDDGTEIKAADYISAPRPGKIITILGDTRKTNASVRLAVNADVLVHESTYGKGDEKIARNHGHSTNMQAAQVATEAGVKRLLLNHISARFLSKDISQLKKDAATVFENVHVVKDLEEVEI
- a CDS encoding thymidylate synthase — translated: MTKADKIFKENIERILKDGVFSEQARPKYKDGTVANSKYITGAFAEYDLAKGEFPITTLRPIAIKSAIKEVLWIYQDQSNSLEVLNDKYNVHYWNDWEVGDTGTIGERYGAVVKKHDIINKILKQLEANPWNRRNIISLWDYQAFEETDGLLPCAFQTMFDVRRVDGEIYLDATLTQRSNDMLVAHHINAMQYVALQMMIAKHFGWKVGKFFYFINNLHIYDNQFEQAEELLRREPSNCQPRLVLNVPDKTNFFDIKAEDFELVDYDPVKPQLKFDLAI
- a CDS encoding cystathionine beta-lyase is translated as MTDIKTLALKYGGYTSLDKVYLDQLLAGKTEQEQLALITPPPSVVNAYFAELYQKKSPEAATDYFAELSHELNLYNAEPSFTFENKPFIRLNLSGKSFGFCYESEGLGRIFSENEEVISDDLLFEIAQIFPHQLIFEESGKIYMKPVGDEEVVSVESLTALTDLESLVDGRKCLKGYSQEDLLQKAAAFSGKRYFRSENRTAMLYID